In Streptomyces canus, one DNA window encodes the following:
- a CDS encoding DUF2516 family protein, which translates to MQGFAGFMWLLSMALIVFSGFALFDAAIRREDAYRAADKKTKPFWLIILGLAFVVNLIFNILSFLPIIGLIATIVYMVDVRPAIRALPGGGRSGRGRGSSSDGPYGPYNGGR; encoded by the coding sequence ATGCAGGGGTTCGCAGGCTTCATGTGGCTGCTGAGCATGGCCCTGATCGTTTTCAGCGGCTTCGCGCTGTTCGACGCTGCCATCCGCCGTGAGGACGCCTACCGCGCGGCCGACAAGAAGACCAAGCCCTTCTGGCTGATCATCCTCGGGCTCGCCTTCGTGGTGAACCTCATCTTCAACATCCTGTCGTTCCTGCCGATCATCGGCCTCATCGCGACGATCGTCTACATGGTCGACGTACGCCCGGCGATCCGCGCCCTGCCGGGCGGCGGCCGCAGCGGCCGGGGCAGGGGTTCGAGCAGTGACGGTCCTTACGGCCCGTACAACGGCGGCAGGTGA
- a CDS encoding PP2C family protein-serine/threonine phosphatase, which translates to MPVPIPRQRAIPAVESGQAPAAPKDAPSTEAPRKEATVDNNATTQLSLLVIEDDPRGSTVLPELLDSSGKPIRVRTARNLTEAERLLTDDVHCILLDLALPAPGRSDDDDELAVLRHVLELAPRHAVLALTASGDAERGAEAVRVGAQDYLFRDELDGRLLSRAIRYAVERKRSDTAERRLAEGRVRAQENRRLERGLLPTPLLEGSSLRFAARYRPGRSRALLGGDFYDVVRTPDGTVHAMIGDVCGHGPDEAALGVELRIAWRALTLAGLCGDELLGTLQEVLEHERSDDEIFATLCTVDIAPDGRRAGLCLAGHPSPLVARPGRPARLLPYDNNGPALGLLPGARWPRMQVELGAEWSLMLYTDGLIEGRVGEGGERLGQDGMVAMIRRQLSEGLRGEALLRAAVNEVRSLNGGELADDVAVLLLDREG; encoded by the coding sequence ATGCCCGTACCCATACCGCGGCAGCGAGCGATCCCGGCCGTGGAAAGTGGTCAGGCGCCGGCCGCACCGAAGGACGCCCCCTCCACGGAAGCCCCGCGCAAGGAAGCCACGGTCGACAACAACGCCACCACCCAACTGAGCCTGCTGGTGATCGAGGACGATCCCCGCGGGTCCACAGTCCTCCCCGAACTCCTGGACTCGTCCGGCAAGCCGATCCGCGTCCGCACCGCCCGCAACCTCACCGAGGCGGAGCGGCTGCTCACGGACGACGTGCACTGCATCCTGCTCGACCTCGCGCTGCCCGCGCCCGGCCGCTCCGATGACGACGACGAGCTCGCCGTACTCCGTCATGTCCTGGAGCTCGCACCCCGGCACGCCGTCCTCGCGCTCACCGCGTCCGGCGACGCCGAGCGCGGTGCGGAGGCGGTGCGGGTGGGCGCCCAGGACTATCTCTTCCGGGACGAGCTGGACGGACGGCTGCTGAGCCGGGCGATCCGGTACGCGGTGGAGCGGAAACGTTCCGACACGGCGGAGCGCAGGCTCGCCGAGGGACGGGTGCGGGCGCAGGAGAACCGGCGCCTGGAGCGCGGGCTGCTGCCCACGCCGCTGCTGGAGGGGTCGTCCCTGCGGTTCGCCGCGCGGTACCGGCCGGGCCGGTCGCGTGCGCTGCTCGGCGGTGACTTCTACGACGTCGTACGGACTCCCGACGGGACCGTGCACGCGATGATCGGCGACGTCTGCGGGCACGGCCCCGATGAGGCGGCGCTCGGCGTGGAGCTGCGGATCGCCTGGCGTGCGCTGACCCTGGCGGGGCTGTGCGGGGACGAGCTGCTCGGCACGCTGCAGGAGGTGCTGGAGCACGAGCGCTCCGACGACGAGATCTTCGCGACGCTGTGCACGGTCGACATCGCGCCCGACGGGCGGCGGGCGGGGCTGTGTCTCGCCGGGCACCCGTCGCCGCTGGTGGCACGCCCGGGTCGGCCCGCACGGCTGCTGCCGTACGACAACAACGGGCCCGCGCTGGGCCTGCTGCCGGGGGCTCGGTGGCCTCGGATGCAGGTGGAGCTGGGGGCCGAGTGGAGTCTGATGCTCTACACCGACGGGCTGATCGAGGGGCGTGTCGGGGAGGGCGGCGAGCGGCTGGGGCAGGACGGAATGGTCGCCATGATCCGTCGCCAGCTGTCCGAAGGGCTGCGGGGCGAGGCACTGCTGCGGGCCGCGGTGAACGAGGTGCGCTCGCTCAACGGGGGCGAGTTGGCGGACGACGTGGCGGTACTGCTGCTCGACCGGGAGGGTTAG
- a CDS encoding C40 family peptidase: MGTGKRGLIATAVTVIGAVAVLAVPGTAFAAPSPTPSPTASPSTVTNKDIEAVRKQLDALYHDAAVATDAYNAAEEKAEQQSAQIVALAQKIVKGQEKLAKLKARAGAAAAAQYRSYGLPDEAQLMLSDDPQEFLDSTGRVLQGQRATKALIAELTRTQQDLKQYAADASAQWTKLEANRKAKATAKKKVQQQIAAAEKLESQLEDREKERLAELEEQAAHQAQSAWLDSGILDEIDGKASAAGKIAVAFATTQMGKPYEWGAEGPDSYDCSGLTSQAWASAGKPIPRTSQEQWKQLKHVDVKDMRPGDLIIYFDDASHVAMYLGDGAIVHAPRPGRTVTIAGAGSMPILGVVRPDA, translated from the coding sequence ATGGGAACGGGCAAGCGCGGTCTGATCGCCACGGCCGTGACCGTGATCGGCGCGGTAGCCGTGCTGGCGGTACCGGGCACCGCCTTCGCCGCCCCGAGTCCGACCCCCAGCCCCACGGCTTCGCCGAGCACCGTGACCAACAAGGACATCGAAGCCGTACGCAAGCAGCTCGACGCGCTCTATCACGACGCGGCCGTCGCCACCGACGCCTACAACGCCGCCGAGGAGAAGGCCGAGCAGCAGTCGGCGCAGATCGTCGCGCTGGCCCAGAAGATCGTCAAGGGCCAGGAGAAGCTGGCGAAGCTGAAGGCCCGCGCGGGCGCCGCGGCCGCCGCCCAGTACCGCAGCTACGGGCTGCCGGACGAGGCGCAGCTGATGCTGAGCGACGATCCGCAGGAGTTCCTGGACAGCACCGGCCGCGTTCTGCAGGGCCAGCGCGCCACCAAGGCGCTGATCGCGGAACTGACCCGGACCCAGCAGGACTTGAAGCAGTACGCCGCCGACGCCTCCGCGCAGTGGACGAAACTGGAGGCGAACCGCAAGGCGAAGGCGACGGCCAAGAAGAAGGTGCAGCAGCAGATCGCGGCGGCCGAGAAGCTCGAGTCCCAGCTGGAGGACAGGGAGAAGGAGCGCCTCGCCGAACTGGAGGAGCAGGCCGCCCATCAGGCGCAGTCCGCCTGGCTGGACTCCGGCATCCTCGACGAGATCGACGGCAAGGCGAGCGCGGCCGGGAAGATCGCGGTCGCCTTTGCGACGACCCAGATGGGCAAACCGTACGAATGGGGCGCCGAGGGCCCTGACTCGTACGACTGTTCAGGGCTGACCTCACAGGCCTGGGCGAGCGCCGGCAAGCCCATTCCGCGCACCTCGCAGGAGCAGTGGAAGCAGCTCAAGCACGTCGACGTCAAGGACATGCGGCCCGGCGACCTGATCATCTACTTCGACGACGCCAGCCATGTGGCGATGTACCTCGGCGACGGCGCGATCGTGCACGCGCCGCGGCCGGGGCGGACGGTGACGATCGCCGGGGCGGGGTCGATGCCGATCCTCGGGGTGGTGCGGCCGGACGCGTGA
- a CDS encoding class I SAM-dependent methyltransferase: MTSRAASRPVGTVTRGTTNPNRLRRMDRWIAAAHGAELRRAADPVAVDLGYGAAPWTAVELLARLREEAPRTRVVGVEIEPARVAAAKPYEREGLVFRHGGFEIPVPQRPLLVRAANVLRQYDEAEVAAVWERLCARLAPADPARGSRGGLLVEGTCDEIGRRHVWVALGPEGPRTVTFATRLGSLERPSDLAERLPKALIHRNVPGEPVHSFLRDFDRAWAAAAPYASYGARQRWIRTVRDLTADWPVMDGPSRWRQGEVTVAWGALAPRGVGHA; this comes from the coding sequence ATGACATCCCGCGCCGCCTCGCGCCCTGTGGGCACGGTCACGCGCGGGACGACCAATCCCAACCGGCTGCGCCGCATGGACCGCTGGATCGCGGCCGCGCACGGCGCCGAGCTGCGCCGCGCCGCCGATCCGGTCGCCGTCGATCTCGGGTACGGCGCCGCACCCTGGACCGCCGTCGAGTTGCTCGCCCGGCTCCGCGAGGAAGCTCCACGCACGCGCGTGGTCGGTGTCGAGATCGAACCGGCCCGGGTGGCGGCGGCGAAGCCGTACGAGCGGGAGGGGCTCGTCTTCCGGCACGGCGGGTTCGAGATCCCGGTCCCCCAGCGGCCGCTGCTCGTCCGGGCGGCCAATGTGCTGCGCCAGTACGACGAGGCCGAGGTGGCCGCCGTATGGGAGCGGCTGTGTGCCCGGCTGGCGCCGGCCGATCCGGCGCGGGGGTCGCGCGGCGGGCTGCTCGTCGAGGGGACCTGCGACGAGATCGGGCGTCGGCACGTGTGGGTCGCGCTCGGCCCGGAGGGGCCGCGGACGGTCACCTTCGCGACCCGGCTGGGCTCGCTGGAGCGGCCCTCCGACCTCGCCGAGCGGCTGCCGAAGGCGTTGATCCACCGCAACGTCCCGGGTGAGCCGGTGCACTCCTTCCTGCGCGACTTCGACCGCGCGTGGGCGGCCGCCGCGCCCTACGCGTCGTACGGCGCACGGCAGCGGTGGATCCGGACGGTACGGGACCTGACGGCCGACTGGCCGGTGATGGACGGGCCTTCGCGGTGGCGGCAGGGAGAAGTGACGGTGGCGTGGGGAGCGTTGGCACCGCGCGGGGTGGGGCACGCGTGA
- the mshA gene encoding D-inositol-3-phosphate glycosyltransferase: protein MSQYVSRLQRRSPAAPHRLRLHRRPRRVAMLSVHTSPLHQPGTGDAGGMNVYIVELAQRLAAINIEVEIFTRATTGGLAPTVEMAPGVLVRHIDAGPYEGLNKEDLPAQLCAFTHGVMQAWAGHRPGYYDLVHSHYWLSGHVGWLAAQRWGTPLVHAMHTMAKVKNANLADGDTPEPAARVIGETQIVAAADRLIANTAEEREELVRHYAADPAKVAVVHPGVNLERFRPADGRAAARARLGLPQDALIPLFAGRIQPLKAPDILLRAVAVLLDQRPDLRSRLLVPVVGGLSGSGLAKPEGLQKLASRLGIADVVRFHPPVGQEQLADWFRAASVLVMPSYSESFGLVAIEAQAAGTPVLAAAVGGLPVAVADERTGFLVRGHDPAAYARVLRDFADDPALTPRMGEAAARHAQSFGWDTAAAATADVYVAAAQSYRRHVRSHHG, encoded by the coding sequence GTGAGCCAGTACGTCAGCAGGCTCCAGCGTCGCTCCCCGGCCGCACCCCACCGGTTGCGCCTGCACCGCCGCCCCCGCCGCGTTGCCATGCTCTCCGTGCACACCTCACCGCTCCACCAGCCCGGCACCGGCGACGCGGGCGGCATGAACGTCTACATCGTCGAGCTCGCCCAGCGCCTCGCCGCGATCAACATCGAGGTCGAGATCTTCACGCGCGCGACGACGGGCGGTCTTGCGCCGACCGTCGAGATGGCCCCCGGCGTCCTGGTCCGCCACATCGACGCGGGCCCCTACGAAGGCCTCAACAAGGAGGACCTCCCCGCCCAGCTGTGCGCCTTCACCCACGGTGTGATGCAGGCCTGGGCCGGCCACCGTCCCGGCTACTACGACCTGGTCCACTCGCACTACTGGCTCTCCGGCCATGTCGGCTGGCTCGCCGCCCAGCGCTGGGGCACCCCGCTCGTGCACGCCATGCACACCATGGCCAAGGTCAAGAACGCCAACCTCGCCGACGGCGACACTCCCGAGCCCGCCGCCCGGGTCATCGGCGAGACCCAGATCGTCGCCGCCGCCGACCGCCTCATCGCGAACACCGCCGAGGAGCGCGAGGAGCTCGTACGGCACTACGCCGCCGACCCCGCCAAGGTCGCCGTCGTCCACCCCGGGGTGAACCTCGAGCGCTTCCGCCCGGCGGACGGCCGAGCGGCGGCCCGAGCCCGTCTCGGTCTGCCCCAGGACGCCCTGATCCCGCTCTTCGCGGGCCGCATCCAGCCCCTGAAGGCCCCGGACATCCTCCTGCGGGCCGTGGCGGTGTTGCTCGACCAGCGCCCCGACCTGCGCTCCCGCCTCCTCGTCCCGGTCGTCGGCGGCCTCAGCGGCAGCGGCCTCGCCAAACCCGAGGGCCTGCAGAAACTGGCCTCCCGCCTCGGCATCGCGGATGTCGTACGGTTCCACCCGCCCGTCGGCCAGGAGCAGCTCGCCGACTGGTTCCGGGCCGCGTCCGTGCTGGTCATGCCCTCCTACAGCGAGTCCTTCGGGCTGGTCGCCATAGAGGCCCAGGCGGCCGGCACCCCGGTGCTCGCGGCGGCGGTCGGCGGGCTGCCGGTGGCCGTGGCCGACGAACGGACCGGTTTCCTCGTACGCGGACACGATCCGGCCGCCTACGCGCGCGTGCTGCGCGATTTCGCCGACGATCCGGCGCTCACGCCCCGCATGGGCGAAGCGGCCGCGCGGCATGCCCAGTCCTTCGGCTGGGACACCGCCGCCGCGGCGACGGCGGACGTGTATGTGGCCGCGGCCCAGTCGTACCGGCGTCACGTACGCTCCCACCATGGCTGA
- a CDS encoding YbjN domain-containing protein: MAEAEKAAQVIESVLKDAEIEWESPAPGNYVVQLPGTRKLKTTVSLLVGRHSLSLNAFVIRHPDENEPGVHRWLLERNLKLYGVSYAVDRLGDVYVAGKLPLAAVTADEVDRLLGQVLEAADGSFNTLLELGFATAIRKEYEWRVARGESTRNLDAFAHLTQRSQD, translated from the coding sequence ATGGCTGAGGCAGAGAAGGCGGCGCAGGTCATCGAGAGCGTCCTCAAGGACGCCGAGATCGAGTGGGAGAGCCCCGCACCCGGCAACTACGTCGTGCAGCTCCCCGGCACCCGCAAGCTGAAGACGACCGTCTCGCTCCTCGTCGGCCGCCACTCCCTCTCACTGAACGCCTTCGTCATCCGCCACCCCGACGAGAACGAACCCGGCGTCCACCGCTGGCTCCTGGAGCGCAACCTCAAGCTGTACGGCGTGAGTTACGCCGTCGACCGGCTCGGTGACGTCTACGTCGCCGGCAAGCTCCCCCTCGCCGCGGTCACCGCCGACGAGGTCGACCGCCTCCTCGGCCAGGTCCTGGAGGCGGCCGACGGCAGCTTCAACACCCTGCTGGAGCTGGGTTTCGCCACCGCGATCCGCAAGGAGTACGAGTGGCGGGTGGCCCGGGGCGAGTCGACGCGCAACCTGGACGCGTTCGCGCATCTGACCCAGCGCTCGCAGGACTGA
- a CDS encoding helix-turn-helix transcriptional regulator, giving the protein MAARTMPGQEVTAWRPAVPGVTEVFHAHFTEYAYPMHVHEAWTLLIVDDGAVRYDLDRHEHGTPDDTVSLLPPHVPHNGSPVSPDGFRKRVVYLDGTHLGDELIGPAVDGPDLRDPVLRQRVGQLHTALTRPGEEFEAESRLTLIGDRLRTLLRPSPHDGPARRDPALARRLRELLDERVVEGLSLEEAAGVVQAHPAHLVRAFSAAYGIAPHQYLNSRRVGRARRLLLAGQGPAEVAALTGFHDQAHLTRHFKRLVGVTPGRYRNSSRTRSDRSSTEGVRPVIGTD; this is encoded by the coding sequence ATGGCGGCCAGAACCATGCCCGGGCAGGAGGTCACCGCGTGGCGCCCCGCCGTTCCGGGCGTCACCGAGGTCTTCCACGCCCACTTCACCGAGTACGCCTATCCGATGCATGTGCACGAGGCGTGGACGCTGCTCATCGTGGACGACGGGGCCGTACGGTACGACCTCGACCGGCACGAGCACGGCACGCCGGACGACACGGTGTCGCTGCTGCCGCCGCACGTCCCGCACAACGGCTCGCCCGTGTCGCCGGACGGCTTCCGCAAGCGGGTCGTCTATCTCGACGGCACCCATCTCGGCGACGAGCTCATCGGGCCCGCCGTCGACGGCCCCGATCTGCGTGATCCCGTACTGCGGCAGCGGGTGGGGCAGTTGCACACCGCGCTGACCAGGCCCGGTGAGGAGTTCGAGGCGGAGAGCAGGCTGACCCTCATCGGCGACCGGCTCAGGACCCTCCTACGGCCGTCGCCGCACGACGGGCCCGCACGCCGCGATCCCGCCCTCGCCCGCCGGCTGCGCGAACTCCTCGACGAGCGGGTCGTGGAGGGGCTGTCGCTGGAGGAGGCGGCAGGGGTCGTCCAGGCTCATCCGGCGCATCTCGTACGGGCGTTCAGCGCCGCTTACGGCATCGCGCCGCACCAGTACCTCAACTCCCGCCGGGTCGGCCGGGCCCGGCGTCTGCTGCTCGCGGGGCAGGGTCCCGCCGAGGTCGCCGCGCTCACCGGTTTCCACGACCAGGCCCATCTCACCCGGCACTTCAAGCGGCTGGTGGGAGTGACACCGGGGCGCTATCGCAACAGCTCAAGGACCCGATCAGACAGGAGTTCGACGGAAGGCGTTCGTCCGGTGATCGGCACCGATTAG
- a CDS encoding DUF2000 domain-containing protein, with product MSTEPIRFDTKIAVLLREDLETWQRLNVTAFLVSGLGTQAPEVVGEPYEDADGVPYMPMFRQPVLVFEGTKETLKTAHARVLSRSLPRALFTSDLFATGNDRDNRAAVRAVATGELDLVGLAVYGPRNAVDKVLKGARMHP from the coding sequence ATGAGTACTGAACCCATCCGCTTCGACACCAAGATCGCCGTCCTGCTGCGCGAGGACCTGGAGACCTGGCAGCGCCTGAACGTCACCGCCTTCCTCGTCAGCGGCCTGGGCACACAGGCCCCGGAGGTGGTCGGCGAGCCGTACGAGGACGCCGACGGCGTGCCCTACATGCCGATGTTCCGGCAGCCGGTGCTGGTCTTCGAGGGCACCAAGGAGACGCTGAAGACGGCCCACGCGCGCGTGCTGTCCCGTTCGCTCCCGCGCGCGCTCTTCACGAGCGACCTGTTCGCGACGGGCAACGACCGGGACAACCGCGCGGCGGTCCGGGCGGTCGCGACAGGGGAACTGGACCTGGTGGGCCTCGCGGTGTACGGGCCGCGCAACGCCGTGGACAAGGTGCTCAAGGGTGCGCGGATGCACCCGTGA
- a CDS encoding MDR family MFS transporter — protein sequence MPLATLRRATRETVSGLPREFWWLWTSTLVNRLGAFVATFMALYLTLDRGYSASYAGLVASLHGLGGVVSSIGAGVMTDRLGRRPTLLVAQSATAASVALLGFMHHPVAIAAVAFLVGMASNASRPAVQAMMADIVRPEDRVRAFSLNYWAINLGFAVSSMAAGFIAEYSYLAGFLIEAGMTAVCAVLVFAKLPESRPAAPRTTQVSDDVGLGTVLRDRRFMSVVGLSFLVAVIFQQGSIGLPVAMGEAGFTPADYGLAIALNGVLIVALQIPVTRFIQDRDPRRLLVASSLLAGYGFGLTAFAGSVGLFALTVCVWTLGEMINAPTQTGLVVRLSPAHGRGRYQGMYTLSWSLAALVAPLMSGFVIDRFGAEWLWGLCAVVGTVAAVGYAALMRRLSGETAAETAVSEKAVATEASPA from the coding sequence ATGCCACTCGCCACCTTGAGACGCGCCACCCGCGAGACCGTCTCCGGGCTCCCCCGCGAGTTCTGGTGGCTGTGGACCAGCACCCTCGTCAACCGGCTGGGTGCCTTCGTCGCCACCTTCATGGCCCTCTACCTCACCCTCGACCGCGGCTACTCCGCCTCCTACGCCGGTCTCGTCGCCTCACTGCACGGGCTGGGCGGAGTCGTGTCGTCGATCGGGGCAGGGGTGATGACCGACCGGCTCGGACGGCGGCCCACACTGCTCGTCGCGCAGTCCGCCACCGCCGCCTCCGTCGCGCTGCTCGGCTTCATGCACCACCCCGTCGCCATCGCCGCCGTCGCGTTCCTGGTGGGCATGGCCTCGAACGCCTCCCGGCCGGCCGTGCAGGCGATGATGGCCGACATCGTGCGGCCCGAGGACCGGGTCAGGGCCTTCTCCCTCAACTACTGGGCCATCAACCTCGGTTTCGCCGTCTCCTCCATGGCCGCCGGGTTCATCGCCGAGTACAGCTATCTCGCGGGCTTCCTGATCGAGGCCGGGATGACCGCCGTCTGCGCGGTCCTCGTCTTCGCCAAGCTGCCCGAGTCCCGGCCCGCCGCACCACGGACCACACAGGTGAGCGACGACGTCGGCCTCGGCACCGTCCTGCGCGACCGGCGGTTCATGAGTGTCGTGGGGCTGTCCTTCCTGGTCGCCGTGATCTTCCAGCAGGGTTCCATCGGGCTGCCCGTCGCGATGGGCGAGGCCGGGTTCACGCCCGCCGACTACGGCCTGGCCATCGCCCTGAACGGCGTCCTGATCGTCGCGCTGCAGATCCCGGTGACCCGGTTCATCCAGGACCGGGATCCCCGGCGACTCCTCGTGGCCTCGTCCCTGCTGGCGGGATACGGCTTCGGGCTCACCGCCTTCGCCGGGTCCGTCGGCCTCTTCGCCCTCACCGTCTGTGTGTGGACCCTGGGCGAGATGATCAACGCGCCCACCCAGACCGGGCTCGTCGTCCGCCTCTCCCCCGCCCACGGCCGCGGCCGCTACCAGGGCATGTACACCCTGTCCTGGTCCCTCGCCGCCCTCGTGGCGCCCCTTATGTCCGGTTTCGTCATCGATCGGTTCGGGGCGGAATGGCTGTGGGGGCTGTGCGCGGTCGTCGGGACGGTGGCGGCGGTGGGATACGCCGCCCTGATGCGCCGCCTGTCCGGGGAAACGGCCGCCGAGACCGCCGTGTCCGAAAAGGCCGTCGCCACCGAGGCCAGCCCGGCCTGA
- a CDS encoding phosphoglyceromutase, protein MADAPYKLILLRHGESEWNAKNLFTGWVDVNLNEKGEKEAVRGGELLKDADLLPDVVHTSLQKRAIRTAQLALESADRHWIPVHRSWRLNERHYGALQGKDKAQTLAEFGEEQFMLWRRSYDTPPPPLSDDSEFSQASDPRYATIPPELRPRTECLKDVVVRMLPYWYDGIVPDLLAGRTVLVAAHGNSLRALVKHLDGISDADIAGLNIPTGIPLYYELDASFNPVTPGGKYLDPEAAAAAIEAVKNQGKKK, encoded by the coding sequence ATGGCCGACGCACCGTACAAGCTGATCCTCCTCCGCCACGGCGAGAGCGAATGGAACGCGAAGAACCTGTTCACCGGCTGGGTGGACGTCAACCTCAACGAGAAGGGCGAGAAGGAGGCAGTCCGCGGCGGCGAACTCCTGAAGGACGCCGACCTCCTGCCCGACGTGGTCCACACGTCCCTCCAGAAGCGCGCGATCCGCACCGCCCAGCTGGCGCTGGAGTCCGCGGACCGCCACTGGATCCCGGTCCACCGCTCCTGGCGCCTGAACGAGCGCCACTACGGCGCCCTCCAGGGCAAGGACAAGGCCCAGACCCTCGCGGAGTTCGGCGAGGAGCAGTTCATGCTGTGGCGCCGCTCCTACGACACCCCGCCGCCCCCGCTGTCGGACGACTCCGAGTTCTCCCAGGCGTCGGACCCGCGCTACGCCACGATCCCCCCGGAGCTCCGCCCCCGCACGGAGTGCCTGAAGGACGTCGTCGTCCGCATGCTCCCGTACTGGTACGACGGCATCGTCCCGGACCTCCTGGCGGGCCGCACGGTCCTGGTCGCGGCCCACGGCAACAGCCTCCGCGCCCTGGTCAAGCACCTCGACGGCATCTCCGACGCCGACATCGCGGGCCTGAACATCCCGACGGGCATCCCGCTGTACTACGAACTCGACGCGTCCTTCAACCCGGTCACCCCGGGCGGCAAGTACCTGGACCCGGAGGCGGCCGCGGCGGCCATCGAGGCGGTCAAGAATCAGGGCAAGAAGAAGTAA
- a CDS encoding winged helix-turn-helix transcriptional regulator — protein MSRLSPETFDELCPSSMLPIRMQNKWAPLIMRLLGEGAQPFNELRRALPRTSPKELTRALRSLDRDGFVTRDADTDFTGYRLTPLGQSLLAVLLNVYAWTAEHWDEIVDARERADHSEKDSPVNNVLAHNI, from the coding sequence ATGAGCCGGCTCTCACCTGAGACGTTTGACGAACTTTGTCCCTCTTCGATGCTGCCGATCCGGATGCAGAACAAGTGGGCACCCTTGATCATGCGTTTGCTCGGTGAGGGGGCTCAGCCGTTCAACGAGCTGCGCAGGGCGCTGCCGAGGACGAGCCCGAAGGAGCTCACCCGAGCACTGCGGTCACTCGACCGCGACGGCTTTGTCACCCGCGACGCCGACACGGACTTCACCGGCTACCGCCTCACCCCACTCGGGCAAAGCCTCCTCGCCGTCCTCCTGAACGTCTACGCGTGGACTGCCGAGCACTGGGATGAAATCGTCGACGCCCGCGAGCGCGCAGACCATTCGGAGAAGGATTCCCCTGTCAACAACGTCCTGGCCCACAATATCTAG
- a CDS encoding NAD(P)-dependent oxidoreductase, which yields MMTMVIFGAGGKTGSSTVAEAAQRGHSVTPLRSADADITDPQAVARAASGHAVAIAAVAPAEADPGDFFRAAAHGLVAGLQEAGVTRLVWVSIASLLPDASGVPPVDTDGFPAEYRPFSLGHRTALATFKASGLQWTAVSPAGDFAPHGAPAVGYALTKVGDLTTRITHADHARALVDLAEQSRLRGAHLGVVPQSPGAAGSVAGRAGRR from the coding sequence ATGATGACGATGGTGATCTTCGGGGCAGGCGGGAAGACCGGCAGCAGCACAGTGGCCGAGGCGGCCCAACGAGGGCACAGCGTGACCCCGTTGAGAAGTGCGGACGCGGACATCACCGACCCGCAAGCGGTGGCACGTGCCGCGTCAGGTCACGCTGTCGCGATCGCCGCCGTGGCGCCCGCCGAGGCCGACCCGGGAGACTTCTTCCGCGCCGCGGCACACGGCCTGGTGGCCGGGCTGCAGGAGGCGGGAGTCACCCGGCTGGTCTGGGTGAGCATCGCCTCGCTGCTGCCTGATGCCTCAGGAGTCCCGCCCGTCGACACCGACGGCTTTCCGGCGGAGTACCGACCGTTCTCGCTGGGGCACCGCACCGCGCTGGCGACGTTCAAGGCATCTGGTCTGCAGTGGACAGCGGTGAGCCCCGCGGGAGACTTCGCCCCGCACGGAGCGCCCGCCGTCGGGTACGCCCTCACCAAGGTCGGCGACCTGACCACGCGAATCACCCATGCTGACCATGCCCGGGCGCTCGTCGATTTGGCTGAGCAATCCCGCTTGCGCGGAGCGCATCTCGGTGTGGTCCCCCAGTCTCCCGGCGCGGCGGGATCCGTTGCTGGCAGGGCGGGCCGTCGGTGA
- a CDS encoding DUF6086 family protein yields the protein MSMYFDIGDETLWNPSSGAGRLFLRQIEVFEAELKLPSGIGQGQYWGDPDTLEVDPAVYAEFVRGLVAWHCRTGHSVILALSEGFVATAVALARRAGIEVEMPEPVPGRVVASSMTCRFPAVHGPSALHTRAREMDRWMAC from the coding sequence ATGAGCATGTACTTCGACATCGGTGACGAGACGCTGTGGAACCCGTCGAGCGGTGCCGGCCGCCTCTTCCTGCGGCAGATCGAGGTCTTTGAGGCGGAGCTCAAGTTGCCCTCGGGAATCGGCCAGGGACAGTATTGGGGCGACCCGGACACACTCGAGGTCGATCCGGCCGTATACGCGGAGTTCGTACGAGGCCTGGTCGCCTGGCACTGCCGGACGGGGCACTCCGTGATCCTCGCGCTCTCGGAGGGGTTCGTGGCGACGGCGGTCGCGCTCGCGCGGCGCGCGGGAATCGAGGTGGAGATGCCCGAACCGGTGCCCGGCCGTGTTGTGGCGTCCAGCATGACGTGCAGGTTCCCGGCAGTCCACGGACCGTCCGCGCTGCACACGCGGGCGCGGGAGATGGACCGCTGGATGGCCTGCTGA